The proteins below are encoded in one region of Metabacillus dongyingensis:
- the cysK gene encoding cysteine synthase A: protein MTRVANSIHELIGETPIVKLNRIVDEDSADVYLKLEFMNPGSSVKDRIALAMIEAAEEKGLLKAGDTIIEPTSGNTGIGLAMVAAAKGIKAILVMPETMSMERRNLLKAYGAELVLTPGPEGMGGAIRKAEELSKEHGYFMPQQFKNEANPEVHRRTTGPEIVSQMGDQLDAFISGIGTGGTITGAGQVLKEAYPDIKIYAVEPSDSPVLSGGKPGPHKIQGIGAGFVPDILKTDIYDEVITVKNEEAFEVARQAAKEEGLLGGISSGAAIKAALQVAKELGKGKKVLAIIPSNGERYLSTPLYQFD, encoded by the coding sequence TTGACGCGTGTTGCAAATTCAATACACGAACTGATTGGGGAAACACCGATAGTGAAGTTAAATCGAATCGTAGATGAGGATAGCGCCGATGTTTATTTGAAGCTTGAGTTTATGAACCCGGGAAGCAGCGTAAAAGACCGGATTGCACTTGCAATGATTGAGGCAGCTGAAGAAAAGGGTCTTCTTAAAGCCGGAGATACGATTATTGAACCAACAAGCGGCAATACAGGTATCGGTTTAGCCATGGTAGCTGCTGCTAAAGGCATTAAGGCTATTTTAGTTATGCCTGAGACAATGAGTATGGAGCGCCGTAATCTTTTAAAAGCATATGGAGCAGAGCTTGTGCTTACACCAGGTCCCGAAGGAATGGGCGGAGCCATTCGCAAAGCTGAGGAACTTTCTAAAGAACATGGTTACTTCATGCCTCAGCAATTTAAAAATGAAGCGAATCCTGAGGTTCACCGCAGAACAACAGGTCCTGAAATTGTGAGCCAAATGGGTGATCAGCTTGATGCATTTATTTCAGGTATCGGAACAGGCGGTACAATCACTGGTGCTGGCCAAGTACTTAAGGAAGCTTATCCAGACATTAAGATTTATGCAGTTGAGCCTTCAGACTCACCAGTATTGTCTGGCGGTAAACCGGGCCCTCATAAAATTCAGGGTATCGGCGCAGGATTTGTGCCTGATATCTTAAAAACAGACATTTACGATGAAGTCATTACCGTCAAAAATGAAGAAGCATTTGAGGTTGCCCGCCAAGCAGCTAAAGAAGAAGGTTTGCTCGGAGGAATTTCTTCGGGTGCAGCCATTAAAGCTGCATTGCAGGTTGCGAAAGAATTAGGAAAAGGCAAAAAAGTTCTGGCCATCATTCCAAGCAACGGCGAAAGATACTTAAGCACTCCGTTATATCAATTCGATTAA
- the trpE gene encoding anthranilate synthase component I, which produces MHLERKPLAKKAEYNLDFFKQYQHLSKHEEYHAFLESGRGGRYSIAGLKPAAIVRGKDSVLTIQTNDTAEERNGNLLDTFRDWFSAYKSVKDEELPDFQGGAIGFFSYDCVRYFEKLEQHSKDDLETPDLFFLLFDDLAVYDHQEREIWFITHYRQDHEVEEAKRRIAEMERSWTELRSEPFIHKQAAPKGEALQGAFTKESFMEAVEKIKEYIESGDVFQVNLSVRQTQPLEVHPLKIYETLRELNPSPYMAYLELKDFQIVSGSPELLVKIDGEKASTRPIAGTRSRGENEEEDTKLANELIQNEKERAEHVMLVDLERNDLGRVCKYGTVEVNEFMVIEKYSHVMHIVSNVQGTLAEEKDYIDVFKGVFPGGTITGAPKIRTMEIIEELEPSRRGIYTGSIGWIGYNGDMELNIVIRTLLAKDGHAYIQSGAGIVIDSNPKHEYKESLKKAQALLRAKELSEEENMTAEVRER; this is translated from the coding sequence ATGCATCTTGAGAGAAAGCCGCTCGCAAAAAAAGCGGAATACAATCTTGATTTCTTTAAACAATATCAGCATCTTTCTAAACATGAGGAGTATCATGCATTCTTAGAAAGCGGCAGAGGCGGACGGTACAGCATTGCAGGATTGAAGCCTGCAGCGATTGTAAGAGGGAAAGATTCTGTTTTAACAATACAGACGAATGATACGGCAGAAGAACGGAATGGGAATCTGCTCGATACCTTCAGAGACTGGTTTTCTGCTTATAAATCTGTTAAAGACGAAGAGCTTCCGGATTTTCAGGGAGGAGCTATTGGCTTTTTCAGCTACGATTGTGTAAGATATTTTGAAAAACTCGAACAGCATTCAAAAGATGATCTGGAAACGCCTGATTTGTTTTTCCTGCTGTTTGATGATCTTGCTGTTTATGATCACCAAGAGCGTGAGATTTGGTTCATTACCCATTACAGACAGGATCATGAAGTAGAAGAGGCTAAGAGACGCATTGCTGAAATGGAACGGAGCTGGACTGAGTTGCGTTCTGAGCCATTTATTCATAAACAGGCTGCGCCTAAAGGGGAAGCGTTGCAGGGTGCTTTTACTAAAGAATCCTTCATGGAAGCAGTAGAGAAAATCAAAGAATATATAGAGAGCGGCGATGTTTTTCAGGTGAACTTATCCGTAAGGCAAACCCAGCCGTTAGAAGTTCATCCGCTTAAGATTTATGAAACGCTAAGAGAATTAAATCCTTCTCCTTATATGGCTTATCTCGAATTGAAGGATTTCCAGATTGTCAGCGGCTCTCCAGAGCTTTTAGTGAAGATTGATGGAGAAAAAGCAAGCACGCGCCCAATCGCAGGAACTAGGTCGAGAGGGGAAAATGAAGAGGAAGATACAAAGCTTGCAAATGAACTGATTCAAAATGAGAAGGAACGGGCAGAACATGTCATGCTTGTCGATCTTGAGAGAAATGACTTAGGAAGAGTGTGCAAATACGGAACAGTTGAAGTAAACGAGTTTATGGTCATTGAAAAATATTCGCATGTTATGCACATTGTTTCAAATGTACAAGGAACATTAGCCGAAGAAAAAGACTATATCGATGTTTTTAAAGGTGTTTTTCCTGGGGGCACGATAACAGGAGCTCCGAAAATAAGAACAATGGAAATTATTGAAGAACTAGAACCGTCACGAAGAGGCATTTATACGGGCTCCATCGGCTGGATTGGATATAATGGAGATATGGAGCTGAACATTGTCATCCGCACACTGCTTGCAAAGGATGGACATGCCTACATCCAGTCAGGAGCGGGAATCGTGATCGACTCAAACCCGAAACATGAATACAAAGAGTCATTAAAAAAGGCGCAGGCCTTATTGAGAGCAAAAGAGCTGAGTGAAGAAGAGAATATGACAGCAGAGGTGAGAGAAAGATGA
- the pabA gene encoding aminodeoxychorismate/anthranilate synthase component II, with the protein MILMIDNYDSFTFNLVQYLGELGEELVVRRNDEITLAEMEELAPDFLMISPGPCSPNEAGISLAAIEHFAGKIPIFGVCLGHQSIAQVFGGDVVRAERLMHGKTSEMHHDGKTVFQDIENPFTATRYHSLIVKKETLPDCFEITAWTDEDEIMAIRHKTLPIEGVQFHPESIMTSFGKNLLGNFIKTYQPSRKLV; encoded by the coding sequence ATGATTTTAATGATTGATAATTATGATTCATTTACATTTAATTTAGTGCAGTATTTAGGTGAGCTTGGTGAAGAACTGGTTGTCCGCAGAAATGATGAAATTACTTTGGCTGAAATGGAAGAGCTTGCCCCGGATTTCTTAATGATTTCACCTGGGCCCTGCAGCCCTAACGAAGCTGGAATCAGTCTTGCAGCCATAGAACACTTTGCAGGGAAAATTCCTATTTTTGGAGTATGCCTTGGTCATCAATCTATTGCTCAGGTATTTGGCGGTGATGTAGTCCGTGCAGAACGATTAATGCACGGGAAAACATCGGAGATGCATCATGATGGAAAAACGGTCTTTCAGGATATAGAAAATCCATTTACCGCAACACGCTATCATTCATTAATTGTGAAAAAAGAAACATTGCCAGACTGCTTTGAGATTACAGCATGGACTGATGAAGATGAAATTATGGCGATTCGGCATAAAACCCTTCCAATCGAAGGGGTGCAATTTCATCCTGAATCGATTATGACTTCCTTTGGAAAAAATCTGCTGGGCAATTTTATAAAAACATACCAGCCATCCAGAAAACTGGTTTAA
- the pabC gene encoding aminodeoxychorismate lyase gives MYIYLNSDYVKAEEAKISPFDHGYLYGLGAFETFRLYKGHPFLLDDHLHRLQGALEELHIRLELTGLKIEDVIQKLLVLNQLENENVSVRLNVSAGAGGLAFGAMEYWEPTVMLFMRKLPEMPENLEKSGRILSLPRNTPEGEQRLKSHHYLNNILAKHEIGNDPSIEGIFLTKEGFVAEGIVSNLFWIKDHIVYTPSIDTGILNGITRQFIMRCLEKIGLQAEEGFYPAEKLLKADEVFAVNSVQEIIPLKEIGSQSFLGKKGEITQTLQKMYKQNTMLLKSRFEL, from the coding sequence ATGTATATTTACCTTAATTCAGACTATGTAAAAGCAGAGGAAGCAAAAATCTCCCCTTTTGATCATGGATATTTGTATGGATTAGGGGCATTTGAAACATTCAGGCTGTATAAGGGGCATCCTTTTTTGCTGGACGATCACTTGCATCGTCTGCAGGGTGCCTTGGAAGAGCTTCACATCCGCTTAGAACTAACCGGTCTTAAGATTGAGGATGTGATTCAGAAGCTGCTTGTCCTTAATCAGCTGGAGAACGAGAACGTCTCTGTTCGTTTAAATGTTTCAGCAGGTGCCGGCGGGCTTGCCTTTGGGGCAATGGAATACTGGGAGCCGACTGTGATGCTCTTTATGAGGAAGCTGCCTGAAATGCCTGAGAATCTTGAAAAGAGCGGGCGTATCTTATCGCTGCCGCGCAATACCCCTGAGGGAGAGCAGCGCCTGAAATCGCATCATTATCTTAATAATATTCTGGCCAAGCATGAAATCGGCAATGACCCATCAATTGAAGGCATTTTTTTAACAAAAGAGGGTTTTGTGGCAGAAGGAATTGTATCTAACCTTTTTTGGATAAAAGATCATATCGTATATACTCCTTCAATTGATACTGGCATTTTAAATGGGATTACCCGCCAGTTTATTATGCGCTGTTTAGAAAAAATCGGCCTTCAAGCGGAGGAAGGTTTCTATCCAGCAGAAAAGCTGCTAAAGGCTGATGAGGTATTTGCGGTAAATTCTGTTCAGGAGATCATTCCTTTAAAAGAAATTGGTTCCCAATCTTTTTTAGGGAAAAAAGGTGAAATTACGCAAACACTACAGAAGATGTATAAGCAAAATACAATGCTGCTGAAAAGCAGATTTGAGCTGTAA
- the folP gene encoding dihydropteroate synthase, with amino-acid sequence METILLANKKQLSCGPYNLNLSEKTFIMGILNLTPDSFSDGGKFNQIDSALAHAEEMIANGADIIDVGGESTRPGAEYVDSAEEIKRVVPIIGKLSKEINVPISIDTYKADVAEQAILAGATIINDVWGAKADPNMAAVAAKYNVPIVLMHNRQERKYESLIPDMIADLNESVEIVKQAGLQDDKIILDPGIGFAKTMEDNLAVMRNLETFTQLGYPVLLGTSRKSFIGRILDLPPSDRMEGTGATVCLGIEKGCSIVRVHDVQGIARMAKMMDAMLGKGAAVHG; translated from the coding sequence ATGGAAACGATTTTACTTGCCAATAAGAAACAACTATCATGCGGCCCTTATAATTTAAACCTCAGTGAAAAGACCTTTATCATGGGGATCTTAAACCTCACTCCGGACTCTTTTTCTGATGGGGGGAAATTTAATCAGATAGATTCTGCCCTTGCACATGCAGAAGAGATGATTGCAAACGGGGCAGATATTATTGATGTTGGCGGGGAATCCACAAGACCTGGGGCAGAGTACGTTGATTCTGCTGAAGAGATCAAAAGAGTGGTTCCGATCATTGGAAAACTTTCTAAAGAAATCAATGTGCCAATATCTATTGATACGTATAAAGCGGATGTGGCTGAACAGGCCATACTTGCAGGAGCGACAATAATCAACGATGTATGGGGAGCTAAAGCAGATCCAAATATGGCTGCTGTAGCGGCTAAGTATAATGTTCCCATTGTTCTAATGCACAATAGGCAAGAGCGGAAATACGAAAGTTTGATTCCCGATATGATCGCCGATCTTAATGAAAGTGTTGAAATTGTTAAGCAGGCGGGTCTACAGGATGATAAGATTATTTTAGATCCTGGTATAGGCTTTGCAAAGACAATGGAGGATAACCTCGCAGTCATGAGAAACCTTGAAACATTTACGCAGCTTGGCTATCCGGTCCTTTTAGGGACATCAAGAAAATCCTTCATTGGCCGCATTCTTGACCTCCCTCCTTCTGATAGAATGGAAGGGACGGGCGCGACAGTTTGCCTCGGCATTGAAAAAGGGTGCAGCATTGTGCGTGTGCATGATGTTCAGGGTATTGCAAGAATGGCAAAGATGATGGATGCAATGCTTGGAAAAGGGGCGGCTGTTCATGGATAA
- the folB gene encoding dihydroneopterin aldolase — MDKIVVSGMEFYGYHGVFSEETKLGQRFRADLTVELDLREAGRTDDLQHTVNYASLYHICKNIAEGKPYKLVEAVAEKIAEQVLKEFQQVNNCTVKLYKPDPPIPGHYQHVSVEIKRGRT; from the coding sequence ATGGATAAAATAGTTGTGAGCGGAATGGAATTCTACGGGTATCACGGAGTATTCTCTGAAGAAACGAAACTAGGGCAGCGGTTTCGCGCGGATCTTACGGTCGAGCTTGACTTGCGGGAAGCTGGACGGACAGATGATCTTCAGCATACAGTAAATTATGCTTCTCTTTATCACATCTGCAAAAACATTGCTGAAGGGAAGCCGTATAAGCTTGTGGAGGCTGTTGCAGAAAAGATAGCTGAGCAAGTGCTGAAGGAATTTCAGCAGGTGAACAATTGCACAGTAAAGCTGTACAAGCCAGATCCTCCAATCCCGGGGCATTATCAGCATGTTTCGGTTGAAATCAAAAGAGGCCGGACATGA
- the folK gene encoding 2-amino-4-hydroxy-6-hydroxymethyldihydropteridine diphosphokinase produces MNKAFLALGSNIGDRERYVKDAILSLNEHPAIKVEKISSIYETDPVGYVDQDAFLNMVLSVRTDLSAFQLLDVMQGIEKELGRKRELKWGPRTLDLDILLFNHENIETEHLIIPHPRMLERSFVLIPLYEIQPEIKIPNSEQPLSIIIDQLTDKKGVRIWKQKNGEDVFALFES; encoded by the coding sequence ATGAACAAGGCCTTTCTCGCACTTGGATCTAATATAGGAGACAGAGAGCGTTATGTAAAAGATGCCATCCTAAGCTTGAACGAGCATCCAGCTATAAAGGTGGAAAAAATTTCCTCTATTTATGAAACAGATCCAGTCGGGTACGTGGATCAGGATGCATTTTTGAACATGGTGCTCTCCGTCCGCACAGATTTATCAGCGTTTCAGCTGCTGGATGTCATGCAGGGGATTGAAAAAGAGCTTGGCAGAAAAAGAGAATTAAAATGGGGTCCTCGAACTTTAGACCTTGACATTTTGTTGTTTAATCACGAAAATATTGAAACAGAGCACCTAATTATTCCTCACCCAAGGATGTTGGAACGCTCGTTCGTGCTAATACCGCTTTATGAGATACAACCAGAAATAAAGATTCCAAACAGCGAGCAGCCGCTTTCGATAATTATAGATCAATTAACAGATAAAAAAGGAGTACGAATATGGAAGCAGAAAAATGGGGAAGACGTATTCGCGCTTTTCGAAAGCTGA
- a CDS encoding helix-turn-helix domain-containing protein — MEAEKWGRRIRAFRKLKGYTQESFAKDLGISVSVLGEVERGNRLPNDQLIQEVAAALNVTIEELSPRD, encoded by the coding sequence ATGGAAGCAGAAAAATGGGGAAGACGTATTCGCGCTTTTCGAAAGCTGAAAGGATATACTCAAGAAAGCTTTGCAAAAGACCTGGGTATTTCTGTTTCTGTGTTAGGTGAAGTTGAACGGGGAAACAGACTGCCGAATGATCAGTTGATACAAGAAGTAGCGGCCGCTCTGAACGTCACCATAGAAGAATTATCACCAAGAGATTGA
- the dusB gene encoding tRNA dihydrouridine synthase DusB, protein MFKIGDIQMKNRVVLAPMAGVCNSAFRLTVKEFGAGLVCAEMVSDKAILYNNAKTMGMLYIDEREKPLSLQIFGGKKDTLVEAAKFVDKNTTADIIDINMGCPVPKITKCDAGARWLLDPDKIYDMVSAVVDAVDKPVTVKMRMGWDDKHIYAVSNAQAVERAGGKAVALHGRTRVQMYEGTANWDIIKEVKQSVNIPVIGNGDVQTPQDAKRMLDETGVDGVMIGRAALGNPWMIYRTVQYLDTGELIGEPSVREKMDVCKLHLDRLIALKGETVAVREMRKHAAWYLKGIRGNAIVRNAINTMDTRDELVNLLDEFTLEAEAKQQNSIQAG, encoded by the coding sequence TTGTTTAAAATAGGCGATATTCAAATGAAAAACCGCGTTGTCCTTGCGCCGATGGCCGGAGTCTGCAACTCTGCATTCCGTCTGACAGTAAAAGAATTTGGAGCGGGTCTTGTTTGTGCTGAAATGGTCAGCGATAAAGCGATCCTTTATAACAATGCCAAAACAATGGGCATGCTGTATATTGATGAGCGCGAAAAACCATTAAGTCTTCAAATTTTCGGAGGCAAAAAAGATACGCTGGTAGAAGCAGCTAAATTCGTTGATAAGAATACGACTGCAGATATTATTGATATCAATATGGGGTGTCCTGTACCTAAGATTACGAAATGTGATGCAGGCGCAAGATGGCTCCTTGATCCGGACAAAATTTATGACATGGTTTCAGCTGTTGTTGATGCAGTAGATAAACCTGTAACTGTTAAAATGCGCATGGGCTGGGATGACAAACATATCTATGCTGTCAGTAATGCTCAAGCAGTTGAAAGAGCGGGCGGAAAAGCTGTAGCACTTCATGGCCGTACGAGAGTTCAAATGTATGAAGGAACAGCAAATTGGGATATCATTAAAGAAGTTAAACAATCTGTCAATATTCCCGTTATCGGAAATGGCGATGTCCAAACACCTCAAGATGCAAAAAGAATGCTTGATGAAACAGGTGTTGATGGCGTCATGATCGGGCGTGCAGCTCTTGGTAACCCGTGGATGATCTATCGTACAGTTCAGTATCTTGATACGGGAGAATTGATCGGTGAGCCGTCTGTACGCGAAAAAATGGATGTTTGCAAACTTCACTTAGATCGCTTGATCGCATTAAAAGGCGAAACTGTAGCTGTCAGAGAAATGAGAAAGCATGCTGCATGGTACCTTAAAGGAATCCGCGGCAACGCCATTGTAAGAAACGCCATTAATACAATGGATACAAGAGATGAACTGGTGAATTTGCTTGATGAGTTTACTTTAGAGGCAGAAGCAAAACAACAAAACAGCATTCAGGCAGGATAA
- the lysS gene encoding lysine--tRNA ligase → MSHEELTHEELNDQLKVRREKLHTLREKGLDPFGKRFERTGYTAQLVCEYGEISKEDLEEREISVTLAGRIMTKRGKGKAGFAHIKDIEGQIQIYVRKDAVGDEQYELFNTADLGDIVGVTGVMFKTKVGELSIKVTSFELLTKSLRPLPDKFHGLKDIEQRYRQRYLDLIMNDESKSTFIARSKIIQSMRRYLDQNGYLEVETPTMHTIAGGASARPFVTHHNALDMQLYMRIAIELHLKRLIVGGMEKVYEIGRVYRNEGISTRHNPEFTMIELYEAYADYRDIMSLTENLIAHIAKEVTGSTKVTYGEYEIDLQPEWTRLHMVDAIKERTGVDFWQEMTVEEARAHAAEHNVEINKNMTVGHIINEFFEQKVEEHLIEPTFIFGHPVEISPLAKKNDEDPRFTDRFELFIVAREHANAFTELNDPIDQKERFEAQLQEREQGNDEAHMMDEDFIEALEYGMPPTGGLGIGIDRVVMLLTNSSSIRDVLLFPHMRHR, encoded by the coding sequence TTGAGTCACGAAGAATTAACCCACGAAGAACTAAATGACCAGCTGAAAGTAAGACGGGAAAAACTACATACGCTTCGCGAAAAAGGTTTGGATCCATTCGGCAAACGTTTCGAACGTACAGGTTATACAGCACAATTAGTGTGCGAGTACGGTGAAATTTCAAAAGAAGATCTTGAAGAAAGAGAAATTTCTGTTACGCTTGCCGGAAGAATCATGACCAAGCGCGGCAAAGGCAAAGCGGGATTTGCTCACATTAAAGACATCGAAGGGCAAATTCAGATCTATGTGCGCAAAGATGCTGTAGGTGATGAGCAGTATGAGCTTTTCAACACAGCTGACTTAGGGGATATTGTCGGTGTTACAGGAGTTATGTTCAAAACAAAAGTGGGCGAGCTTTCTATTAAAGTCACAAGCTTTGAATTGCTGACAAAATCGTTGCGTCCTCTTCCGGACAAATTTCACGGCTTGAAAGACATCGAGCAGCGCTACCGTCAAAGATACCTGGATTTAATCATGAACGACGAAAGTAAAAGCACATTTATTGCACGCAGCAAGATCATTCAGTCTATGCGCCGTTATTTGGACCAAAACGGATACTTAGAGGTTGAAACACCAACTATGCATACAATTGCAGGCGGAGCATCAGCACGTCCATTTGTAACGCATCACAACGCACTTGATATGCAATTGTACATGCGCATCGCGATTGAGCTTCATCTGAAGAGACTAATTGTGGGCGGAATGGAAAAAGTATATGAAATTGGCCGTGTATACAGAAACGAAGGGATTTCTACACGCCATAACCCGGAATTCACGATGATTGAGCTTTATGAGGCTTATGCAGACTATAGAGACATCATGTCATTAACTGAAAATCTAATTGCTCATATTGCAAAAGAGGTAACTGGATCTACGAAAGTGACTTATGGCGAGTATGAGATTGATCTACAGCCTGAGTGGACAAGGCTGCACATGGTTGATGCAATCAAAGAACGTACAGGTGTAGACTTCTGGCAGGAAATGACCGTCGAAGAAGCGCGAGCACATGCAGCGGAGCATAATGTTGAAATTAACAAAAACATGACTGTAGGCCATATCATAAATGAATTCTTTGAGCAAAAAGTAGAAGAGCATCTAATTGAGCCGACATTTATCTTTGGTCATCCTGTTGAAATCTCTCCTCTTGCGAAAAAGAATGATGAAGATCCTCGTTTCACTGATCGATTTGAATTATTCATTGTAGCGCGCGAGCATGCGAACGCATTTACAGAACTCAATGATCCAATCGATCAAAAAGAACGGTTTGAAGCACAGCTTCAAGAAAGAGAGCAAGGAAATGACGAGGCACATATGATGGACGAAGACTTCATTGAAGCTTTGGAATACGGAATGCCTCCAACAGGCGGTCTTGGAATCGGAATTGACCGTGTAGTTATGCTTCTGACAAACTCATCTTCTATTAGAGATGTATTGTTATTCCCGCATATGAGACATCGTTAA
- a CDS encoding CtsR family transcriptional regulator produces the protein MRNISDVIEQYLKQVLTTSGKEIVEIKRSEIADKFQCVPSQINYVINTRFTIERGYIVESKRGGGGYIRIIKVKSNDAAHLIDQILGIIDRRISQTAAEDLILRLVNEEVISRREAKIMLSVIDRSVLYIDLPHRDELRARMIKAMLTSLKYR, from the coding sequence GTGCGGAATATTTCGGATGTCATTGAACAGTATTTGAAGCAGGTGCTCACTACGAGCGGTAAAGAAATCGTTGAAATCAAAAGAAGCGAGATTGCGGATAAGTTTCAATGTGTGCCCTCACAAATAAATTATGTGATTAATACGCGTTTTACTATTGAAAGAGGGTATATAGTAGAGAGTAAGAGAGGCGGCGGAGGCTACATTCGTATCATTAAGGTGAAATCGAACGATGCTGCCCACTTAATTGATCAGATATTGGGAATTATCGATAGACGGATTTCGCAAACCGCTGCTGAAGATCTTATTTTAAGGCTGGTTAATGAAGAAGTGATTTCAAGACGTGAAGCGAAGATTATGCTGAGTGTAATTGACCGTTCCGTCTTATATATTGATTTGCCGCATAGAGACGAGTTAAGAGCAAGGATGATAAAAGCTATGCTGACTTCCTTGAAATACCGATGA
- a CDS encoding UvrB/UvrC motif-containing protein yields MICQECNERPATFHFTKVVNGEKTEIHICEQCAQDNSSMFIDNSTGFSINNLLAGLLNMEPSISKTKQDVFKKNEVLQCSRCQMTFQQFTKVGRFGCSECYRTFNDQINPILRRVHSGNTVHAGKIPERIGGSIHVRKRIELLKQNLKDLIHQEEFEKAAETRDEIRSLELKLKSSRGGES; encoded by the coding sequence TTGATTTGCCAGGAATGCAATGAAAGGCCGGCAACTTTTCATTTTACAAAAGTAGTGAACGGCGAAAAGACAGAGATTCATATTTGTGAACAATGTGCACAGGATAACAGTTCGATGTTTATTGACAACAGTACTGGTTTTTCAATTAATAACTTATTAGCAGGTTTATTAAATATGGAACCTTCTATTTCAAAAACTAAGCAGGATGTTTTTAAGAAAAATGAAGTTTTGCAGTGCAGCAGATGTCAGATGACATTTCAGCAGTTTACAAAAGTCGGCCGTTTTGGCTGTTCGGAGTGCTATCGGACTTTTAATGATCAGATAAATCCTATTTTAAGGAGGGTCCATAGCGGAAACACTGTTCATGCGGGTAAAATTCCTGAACGAATTGGCGGTAGCATTCACGTCCGCAAACGAATAGAGTTATTAAAACAGAATCTTAAAGATTTGATACATCAAGAAGAATTTGAAAAAGCTGCTGAGACTCGAGATGAAATCCGTTCGCTTGAACTGAAATTAAAGAGTTCCAGAGGAGGAGAATCCTGA
- a CDS encoding protein arginine kinase: protein MSLQQFINQAMSAWMSKEGPDSDIVLSSRVRLARNIEKYKFPTIASNEESQEILSLFEETFSDKSVNEIGKLEMLRMEDLQPNQKRVLVEKHLISPNLAEDSSFGGCLLSENEEVSIMLNEEDHIRIQCLYPGLQLKEALKSASELDDWMEHAVDYAFDEQRGYLTSCPTNVGTGLRASVMMHLPALVLTQQMNRIIPAINQLGLVVRGIYGEGSEALGNIFQISNQITLGKSEDDIVEDLLSVVHQLIDKERSAREALYKTSQMPLEDRVFRSLGTLTYSRIIESKEAAKCLSDVRLGIDLDIIKDISRNILNELMILTQPGFLQQYSGGALRPDERDIRRASLIRERLNLEMVKRMEDDEV, encoded by the coding sequence ATGTCACTTCAGCAATTTATCAATCAGGCAATGAGCGCCTGGATGAGCAAGGAAGGACCTGATTCTGACATTGTTCTCAGCAGCAGAGTCAGGCTTGCAAGAAATATTGAGAAATATAAGTTTCCAACGATCGCGTCAAATGAAGAATCACAGGAAATTTTAAGCCTTTTTGAAGAAACTTTTTCGGATAAAAGTGTGAATGAAATTGGCAAGCTTGAAATGCTCAGGATGGAAGATCTGCAGCCCAATCAAAAAAGGGTTTTAGTTGAAAAACATTTAATTAGTCCAAATTTAGCGGAAGATTCTTCTTTTGGCGGATGTTTATTATCAGAAAATGAAGAAGTCAGCATTATGCTGAATGAAGAGGATCATATTCGAATTCAATGTTTATATCCAGGACTTCAGTTAAAAGAAGCATTAAAATCAGCAAGTGAGCTGGATGATTGGATGGAACACGCTGTAGATTACGCATTTGACGAGCAGAGAGGATACTTAACAAGCTGTCCGACAAATGTCGGAACAGGCCTTAGAGCATCAGTTATGATGCACTTGCCTGCACTTGTCCTGACACAGCAGATGAACCGGATAATTCCGGCAATTAATCAATTAGGTCTGGTTGTTAGAGGAATTTACGGGGAAGGCAGCGAAGCATTAGGTAACATCTTTCAGATTTCAAATCAGATTACACTGGGGAAGTCTGAAGACGATATAGTAGAGGATTTGCTGAGTGTTGTCCATCAGCTGATTGACAAGGAGCGTTCTGCACGCGAAGCCTTATATAAAACGTCGCAGATGCCTCTTGAAGACCGTGTGTTCAGATCTCTCGGCACTCTGACATACAGCCGTATAATCGAGTCTAAAGAAGCCGCCAAATGTTTATCAGATGTCAGGCTGGGAATAGACTTAGATATTATTAAAGACATTTCCAGAAACATATTAAATGAGTTAATGATTTTAACTCAGCCTGGTTTTCTGCAGCAATATTCTGGCGGGGCTTTAAGACCGGATGAACGGGATATAAGAAGAGCTTCCTTAATAAGAGAAAGATTAAACCTAGAAATGGTCAAAAGGATGGAGGATGATGAAGTATGA